The following are encoded in a window of Leptotrichia hongkongensis genomic DNA:
- a CDS encoding haloacid dehalogenase-like hydrolase yields MAFALSAANLDELRWVPKNREALSKLIDENKNQGNYVVFDWDYTSIYQDTQENLFRYQIDNLKFKMTPAQFSKAIRKDIPLDNFAKDYVNVKGQPINITKIANDLDKRYTFLYNNYIKTQKMSLEKIKQTEEFKDFRGKLAFLYEAIGGSFSHDVAYPWVLYLFENMSVSEVQKLAKEANDFGIGNKLGKYVLESSDKLTGEAGKVSHQYKSGLRTQPETANLFHEFEKNGIKVYIVSASLEDIVKVFASNKSYGYNLSSDSVYGMRLEMNGDKYVAEYKHGYPQTQTKGKVEVINKYLKPKHGGKDPLLVAGDSEGDVNMLSEYKGTKALLLMKRKGKLDNLAKDARALIQTRNEETGLFVPEN; encoded by the coding sequence ATGGCATTCGCTTTATCAGCTGCTAATTTGGACGAATTGAGATGGGTTCCAAAAAACAGGGAAGCTTTATCAAAACTTATAGATGAAAATAAAAATCAAGGAAATTATGTAGTCTTTGACTGGGATTATACATCAATTTATCAAGATACACAAGAAAATTTGTTTAGATATCAGATAGATAATTTAAAGTTCAAAATGACACCGGCACAATTTTCAAAAGCAATAAGAAAAGATATTCCGCTTGATAACTTTGCAAAAGACTATGTTAATGTAAAAGGTCAACCTATTAACATTACAAAAATAGCAAATGATTTGGATAAAAGATATACTTTTCTTTACAATAACTATATAAAAACTCAAAAAATGTCTTTGGAAAAAATTAAACAAACTGAAGAATTTAAAGATTTTAGAGGAAAATTAGCATTTCTTTATGAAGCAATAGGTGGAAGTTTTTCACATGATGTAGCTTATCCTTGGGTACTTTACCTATTTGAAAATATGAGCGTATCAGAAGTGCAAAAACTAGCTAAGGAAGCAAATGATTTTGGAATTGGGAATAAACTTGGGAAATATGTTCTTGAGTCAAGTGATAAACTAACAGGTGAAGCAGGTAAAGTAAGCCATCAATATAAGAGTGGTTTGAGAACTCAGCCTGAAACAGCCAATTTATTTCATGAATTTGAAAAAAATGGTATAAAAGTATATATAGTTTCAGCTTCTCTTGAAGATATTGTAAAAGTATTTGCAAGCAATAAGTCTTATGGATATAATTTAAGTTCTGATAGTGTTTATGGAATGCGTCTTGAAATGAACGGAGACAAATATGTTGCCGAATATAAGCATGGTTATCCACAAACACAGACTAAAGGAAAAGTTGAAGTAATAAATAAATACTTGAAACCTAAACATGGTGGAAAAGATCCGCTTCTAGTTGCAGGAGACAGTGAAGGAGATGTAAATATGCTTTCTGAATACAAAGGTACAAAAGCACTTCTTCTTATGAAAAGAAAAGGAAAACTTGACAATCTTGCAAAAGATGCTAGAGCGTTAATTCAAACAAGAAACGAAGAAACAGGGTTATTCGTTCCTGAAAATTAA
- a CDS encoding cupin domain-containing protein yields the protein MDLKNLDKETLEKILRKVVQEELGRKVGGFEKHIDKSGVGVVKIPSVKPERFDTGNPNDKVFLTDVFTIEESGRLSCGVMEMEESAFDWELNYDEIDYVIDGTLEIIVDGRKVTGNRGDAILIPKGSKIKFSAPNFARFLYVIYPANWQDTCK from the coding sequence ATGGACTTAAAAAATTTAGATAAGGAAACATTGGAAAAAATATTAAGAAAAGTAGTACAAGAAGAACTTGGAAGAAAAGTTGGAGGATTTGAAAAACATATTGATAAAAGTGGAGTAGGAGTTGTTAAAATCCCTTCAGTAAAACCTGAAAGATTTGATACTGGAAATCCTAATGACAAAGTATTCTTAACCGATGTATTTACAATAGAAGAAAGCGGAAGATTGAGTTGCGGAGTTATGGAAATGGAAGAATCTGCATTTGATTGGGAACTGAACTACGATGAAATAGATTATGTAATAGACGGAACATTAGAAATTATAGTAGATGGACGTAAAGTTACAGGAAACAGGGGAGATGCCATTTTAATCCCTAAAGGTTCAAAAATAAAATTTAGTGCTCCTAACTTTGCAAGATTCTTATATGTAATCTATCCTGCAAATTGGCAAGACACTTGTAAATAA
- a CDS encoding ABC transporter ATP-binding protein — MKKLVIENVSKHYDKKAILSKINLSVLQNECLGIMGESGSGKSTLAKLLVGLESFDEGNIIFNEISYKNINKKQLSLIHRKIQLVFQNAFGAVNPKYTVEEVLTEPLKIHYKKEISYEEMKKRAENFLEKVGLNPEFMSQKAIQLSGGQLQRVCIARALILEPEIIIFDESVSGLDPVIQEQILELLGSLKETMNLTYIFISHDFEACYYLCDKIVIIENGEIADIIENLDSPVIVKNERIKRILGKAVNFIETIQ; from the coding sequence ATGAAAAAATTAGTAATTGAAAATGTAAGCAAACACTATGATAAAAAAGCCATTTTGTCTAAAATAAATTTATCTGTTTTACAAAACGAATGTCTTGGCATTATGGGAGAAAGTGGTTCAGGAAAAAGTACATTAGCAAAACTGCTTGTAGGACTGGAATCTTTTGATGAAGGAAATATCATATTTAATGAAATATCATACAAAAATATCAATAAAAAGCAACTATCCTTAATTCATCGTAAAATTCAGTTAGTTTTTCAAAATGCTTTTGGTGCAGTAAATCCAAAATATACAGTCGAAGAAGTCTTGACTGAACCTCTAAAAATACACTATAAAAAAGAAATTTCATACGAGGAAATGAAAAAACGTGCAGAAAATTTTTTAGAAAAAGTAGGACTTAACCCTGAATTTATGTCACAAAAGGCTATTCAACTAAGCGGAGGACAGCTGCAAAGGGTATGTATTGCAAGAGCATTAATACTAGAACCTGAAATAATCATATTTGATGAATCTGTCAGCGGGCTTGATCCTGTTATTCAAGAGCAAATACTTGAACTTCTTGGCTCACTAAAGGAAACTATGAATTTAACATATATTTTTATTTCCCATGATTTTGAAGCATGTTATTACCTATGTGATAAAATAGTTATAATAGAAAATGGAGAAATAGCTGATATTATTGAAAATCTTGATTCTCCTGTCATAGTAAAAAATGAACGAATAAAACGTATTTTGGGAAAGGCTGTAAATTTTATCGAAACTATTCAATAA
- a CDS encoding ATP-binding cassette domain-containing protein, translating to MEKLDINALKVSIDNKTILNDISFTLPKGETLIIIGESGSGKTMLSRLLVGIKPDNASINGNIFFDEKDLLKISEKEWNEYRGKKISYISQNPMAVFNPFQNVESHAVELFQSRLGLSKKECIKKMIEEMKKLNLPNPEALMKKYPFQLSGGMLQRIMFSMMIQLEPELLIADEPTSALDYYNTEKVTELLKNLQSQNTSLIVITHDYNLAKELDGKIIIMKNGNLIEKGNTSDMLKNPQSDYGKSLILRKRYTRYKKEGI from the coding sequence ATGGAAAAATTAGATATAAATGCACTAAAAGTCAGTATTGATAACAAAACAATACTAAATGACATTTCGTTTACATTACCAAAGGGAGAAACTCTTATTATCATCGGTGAAAGCGGTTCAGGAAAAACAATGCTTTCCAGATTATTAGTAGGAATAAAGCCTGATAATGCCAGCATAAATGGGAATATATTCTTTGATGAAAAAGATTTATTGAAAATATCAGAAAAGGAGTGGAATGAATACAGAGGTAAAAAAATTTCATACATTTCCCAAAATCCTATGGCTGTGTTTAACCCTTTTCAAAATGTGGAATCTCACGCTGTGGAGCTGTTTCAAAGCAGGCTTGGCTTGTCAAAAAAAGAATGTATAAAGAAGATGATTGAAGAAATGAAAAAATTAAATCTTCCAAATCCAGAAGCATTAATGAAAAAATATCCATTCCAGTTAAGTGGTGGAATGTTACAAAGAATAATGTTTTCCATGATGATTCAACTGGAACCTGAGCTACTGATAGCTGACGAGCCTACTTCAGCCCTTGATTACTATAATACCGAAAAAGTTACTGAATTACTAAAAAATCTGCAATCCCAAAACACCTCACTTATAGTAATTACTCACGATTACAACCTCGCAAAAGAACTTGACGGAAAAATAATTATTATGAAAAATGGAAATTTGATTGAAAAAGGTAATACTTCTGATATGTTAAAAAATCCTCAAAGTGACTACGGGAAATCATTAATATTGAGAAAACGCTACACAAGATACAAAAAAGAAGGAATTTAA
- a CDS encoding ABC transporter permease, whose product MKKRKLFYFSVSLLAVLIFIAIFAPLLAPYDPQFTDISQKLQLPSKIHKLGTDHMGRDVLSRLIYGTRLSLMISALITVVTLCISFPVGILAGWFGGKLDKIFLWIVNVFMAFPSFLLSMAFVGILGQGIGNIVIAVSAIEWIYYARILRNTVSSVKQQEYVQAAQAIGAPPFFIIKRHILPFVFKPVLIAALMNIGNIILMISGFSFLGIGVQPNISEWGMMLNDAKPYFRRIPGLVLYPGLAIFITVLTFNLLGETFDNKGIKKLWKN is encoded by the coding sequence ATGAAAAAAAGAAAATTATTTTATTTTTCAGTATCATTACTTGCTGTATTGATTTTCATTGCTATTTTTGCACCTTTACTTGCTCCTTATGATCCACAGTTTACTGACATTTCACAAAAACTTCAACTTCCAAGCAAAATTCATAAGCTGGGAACAGACCATATGGGAAGGGATGTTCTTTCAAGACTAATCTACGGAACAAGGCTGTCACTTATGATTTCAGCACTAATTACAGTTGTTACATTATGCATAAGCTTTCCTGTAGGAATTTTGGCAGGCTGGTTTGGAGGGAAGCTGGATAAAATATTTTTATGGATTGTAAATGTCTTTATGGCTTTCCCAAGTTTTCTTTTATCGATGGCATTTGTCGGTATTTTAGGTCAAGGAATAGGGAATATTGTAATTGCTGTAAGCGCTATTGAATGGATTTACTATGCAAGAATTTTAAGAAATACAGTTTCTAGTGTCAAACAGCAGGAGTATGTTCAGGCAGCACAGGCAATAGGAGCTCCACCTTTTTTTATAATAAAAAGACATATTCTCCCTTTTGTTTTCAAGCCTGTTCTAATCGCAGCCCTAATGAATATTGGAAATATAATTTTAATGATTTCAGGATTTTCCTTTTTAGGAATAGGAGTACAGCCAAACATATCCGAATGGGGAATGATGCTAAACGACGCAAAACCTTACTTCAGACGAATTCCAGGGCTGGTACTATATCCAGGACTTGCTATATTCATAACAGTTTTAACATTTAACCTGTTAGGAGAAACTTTTGATAATAAAGGAATAAAAAAATTATGGAAAAATTAG
- a CDS encoding ABC transporter permease translates to MIKKLISLFSIFLAISVITFFLVKLSPGDPAQNYLRASHVSITAETLKAARKNLGLDKPLYIQYFNWLTDILKGDFGISYTKKTPVIELVNEAIVPTFQLGFFSFVILIILSPLLGVLSAIKKNTIFDYTVQALSYAGVSLPTFWLGYILIIFFSVSLKILPVSGRGDWKNFILPCITLVLPLIAQTTFFIRKNILEEMDKAHVENAIIRGVSKKRIILNHLLRNTSIPIITVLSSNIMYLLTGSVLIEEIFAWPGIGKLFTTAVKTGDFPLIQICLLFFGIMSIIVNEFTQALVKYMDPRLRIKEKSKAGGVL, encoded by the coding sequence GTGATAAAAAAATTAATATCATTATTTTCGATTTTTCTGGCAATATCAGTTATTACATTTTTCCTTGTAAAACTGTCGCCAGGAGATCCTGCCCAAAATTATTTAAGGGCATCTCATGTAAGCATAACTGCTGAAACATTAAAAGCAGCTAGAAAAAATTTAGGATTAGACAAACCTTTATATATTCAATATTTTAACTGGCTCACAGATATATTAAAAGGTGATTTTGGAATATCATATACAAAAAAAACTCCTGTTATAGAGCTTGTAAATGAAGCTATTGTTCCAACTTTTCAGCTTGGATTTTTTTCATTTGTAATTTTAATTATATTATCTCCTTTATTAGGAGTCTTAAGCGCAATCAAGAAAAATACAATTTTTGACTATACAGTTCAAGCTTTATCATACGCAGGAGTATCACTTCCCACTTTTTGGCTAGGCTATATACTAATTATTTTCTTTTCAGTTTCATTAAAAATCCTGCCTGTTTCAGGAAGAGGCGACTGGAAAAATTTTATCTTGCCTTGCATAACGCTTGTACTACCTTTAATCGCACAGACAACTTTTTTTATAAGAAAAAATATACTTGAAGAAATGGATAAAGCTCATGTTGAAAATGCAATTATTCGAGGTGTTTCAAAAAAAAGAATAATTCTTAACCATTTGCTAAGAAATACATCTATTCCAATTATTACAGTTCTAAGTTCAAATATTATGTATTTACTGACAGGAAGTGTGTTAATTGAAGAAATTTTTGCTTGGCCTGGTATTGGAAAATTATTTACTACAGCTGTAAAAACTGGAGATTTCCCATTAATTCAAATTTGTCTTTTATTTTTTGGAATAATGTCTATTATTGTAAATGAATTTACTCAAGCACTTGTAAAATATATGGATCCAAGATTAAGAATAAAAGAAAAATCTAAAGCTGGAGGTGTATTGTAA
- the nikA gene encoding nickel ABC transporter substrate-binding protein produces MKNSFKTIIILLIMGIIFACQPKQKETAKGKAEKSSKITLAFNQDSVGNLNPHEYLPSQFITQDMVYDGLVSYGENGKIKPMLAESWDISKDGKTYTFKLRKNVKFSDGSDFNAKNVVKNFDTIFSKQNKPNHSWFAFTNHLKSYRAVDDYTFEIVLDTAYTATLYDLAMIRPIRFLGDAGFPENGDTSKGIKKPIGTGAWVLKEHKNNEYAVFVRNEYYWGEKPAASEVVIKNIPDSETLALQFEAGDIDLIYGNSLISLDRFETYRQDKKYTTATSEPMSTRMILLNTTSPILKDLKVRQALSHAVDKQSIAKNIFGGVEKPADTIFAPNVPHTNIELTKYNFDLAKAETLLDEAGWKKGADGMREKDGKKMILSFPYISSKVTDKNIGEYIQGEWKKIGIQVDLKAMEEKAYWENATAKNYDLMSDYSWGAPWDPHAYLTAMADDSVKGTNPGYVAQLGLPMKAELDKTIKALLIEPDETKLNEMYKYVLTTLQEQAVYIPISYQALLSVYRTGELEGVKFMPEENRIPVWTTVKVK; encoded by the coding sequence ATGAAAAATTCATTCAAGACGATTATCATTTTGCTGATAATGGGAATTATTTTTGCTTGTCAGCCAAAACAAAAAGAGACGGCAAAAGGAAAAGCTGAAAAATCTAGTAAAATCACGTTGGCATTTAATCAGGATTCTGTTGGGAATCTAAATCCGCATGAATATTTGCCAAGCCAGTTTATCACACAGGATATGGTTTACGATGGACTTGTATCTTACGGAGAAAATGGAAAAATTAAACCTATGCTAGCTGAATCTTGGGATATTTCCAAAGATGGAAAAACTTACACTTTTAAATTGAGAAAAAATGTAAAATTCTCAGACGGTTCAGACTTTAATGCAAAAAATGTTGTAAAAAACTTTGACACTATCTTTTCTAAACAAAACAAACCAAATCACTCATGGTTTGCATTTACTAATCATTTAAAATCATACAGAGCAGTTGACGATTATACATTTGAAATAGTTCTAGATACAGCTTATACTGCAACACTCTATGACTTGGCAATGATACGTCCTATACGTTTTTTAGGAGATGCTGGTTTCCCTGAAAATGGAGATACTTCTAAAGGTATAAAAAAACCTATAGGGACAGGTGCTTGGGTGTTAAAAGAACATAAAAATAATGAATATGCAGTTTTCGTAAGAAATGAATATTACTGGGGAGAAAAACCTGCCGCTTCAGAAGTTGTAATTAAAAATATTCCAGATAGCGAAACACTTGCTCTTCAATTTGAAGCTGGAGATATTGATTTGATTTATGGAAACAGTTTAATTAGCTTGGATAGATTTGAAACATACAGACAAGATAAAAAATACACTACTGCCACTTCTGAACCAATGTCTACAAGAATGATTCTTTTAAATACTACAAGCCCGATTTTAAAAGATCTTAAAGTAAGACAAGCATTGAGTCATGCTGTAGATAAACAAAGTATCGCAAAAAATATATTTGGTGGTGTTGAAAAACCTGCTGATACAATTTTTGCTCCAAATGTACCTCACACAAATATAGAACTTACAAAATATAACTTTGACTTGGCAAAAGCAGAGACATTGCTTGATGAAGCAGGGTGGAAAAAAGGTGCTGACGGTATGAGAGAAAAAGATGGTAAAAAAATGATTCTATCTTTCCCTTACATCAGTTCTAAAGTTACAGATAAAAATATAGGGGAATACATTCAAGGAGAATGGAAAAAAATTGGTATACAAGTTGACTTAAAGGCAATGGAAGAAAAAGCATACTGGGAAAATGCAACTGCAAAAAATTATGACTTAATGTCTGACTATTCATGGGGAGCTCCTTGGGATCCGCATGCTTACCTGACTGCAATGGCTGATGATTCGGTTAAAGGAACAAATCCTGGCTATGTTGCGCAACTAGGTTTACCAATGAAAGCTGAACTAGATAAAACTATCAAAGCTTTATTAATTGAACCTGATGAAACTAAATTAAATGAAATGTATAAATATGTATTAACTACTTTACAAGAGCAAGCTGTATATATTCCAATCAGCTATCAAGCTTTATTAAGTGTTTATAGAACTGGAGAGCTAGAAGGCGTGAAATTTATGCCAGAAGAAAATAGAATTCCTGTATGGACAACTGTAAAAGTAAAATAA
- the gap gene encoding type I glyceraldehyde-3-phosphate dehydrogenase: protein MAIKVAINGFGRIGRLALRLMAEQTDKFEVVAINDLTDAKMLAHLFKYDSSQGRFNGTIEVKEGAFVVNGKEIKTFAKANPEELPWGELGVDVVLEATGFFATKDKAELHVKAGAKKVVITAPGGNDVKTVVYNVNHEILDGSETVISGASCTTNCLAPMAKALNDNFGVVTGTMTTIHAYTGDQNTLDAPHRKGDLRRARAAAVNIVPNSTGAAKAIGLVVPELNGKLDGAAQRVPVPTGSLTELVSILNKKVTVEEVNAAMKAAANESFGYTEEELVSSDIVGIHFGSLFDATQTKIVQNGDTQLVKTVSWYDNEMSYTAQLIRTLGYFASKIAK from the coding sequence ATGGCAATTAAAGTAGCAATTAACGGATTTGGAAGAATCGGAAGATTAGCATTAAGATTAATGGCTGAACAAACAGACAAATTTGAAGTGGTGGCAATTAATGATTTAACAGATGCTAAAATGTTAGCACACTTATTCAAATATGACTCATCTCAAGGAAGATTCAATGGAACTATCGAAGTTAAAGAAGGAGCTTTCGTAGTAAACGGAAAAGAAATCAAAACTTTCGCAAAAGCTAACCCTGAAGAATTACCTTGGGGAGAATTAGGTGTTGACGTAGTATTGGAAGCTACAGGATTCTTTGCTACAAAAGATAAAGCAGAATTACACGTTAAAGCAGGAGCTAAAAAAGTAGTTATTACTGCACCTGGTGGAAACGATGTTAAAACAGTTGTTTACAATGTAAACCACGAAATTTTAGATGGATCTGAAACAGTTATTTCAGGAGCTTCTTGTACAACTAACTGTTTAGCACCAATGGCTAAAGCATTAAACGATAACTTTGGTGTTGTAACTGGTACAATGACAACTATCCACGCTTACACTGGAGACCAAAACACTTTAGATGCACCTCACAGAAAAGGTGACTTAAGAAGAGCAAGAGCTGCAGCTGTAAACATTGTTCCTAACTCAACAGGAGCTGCAAAAGCAATTGGACTAGTAGTACCTGAATTAAACGGAAAATTAGATGGAGCTGCTCAAAGAGTACCTGTTCCAACTGGTTCATTAACTGAATTAGTATCAATCTTAAACAAAAAAGTAACTGTAGAAGAAGTAAACGCAGCTATGAAAGCAGCAGCTAACGAATCATTCGGATATACTGAAGAAGAATTAGTATCTTCTGACATCGTTGGAATTCACTTCGGATCATTATTTGACGCAACACAAACAAAAATTGTTCAAAACGGAGATACTCAATTAGTTAAAACAGTATCTTGGTATGACAATGAAATGTCTTATACAGCTCAATTAATTAGAACTTTAGGATACTTCGCAAGCAAAATTGCTAAATAA
- a CDS encoding class I SAM-dependent methyltransferase — MENKENMKKFYDTIAEKYDFIFSLSDVQKNFFQKYITRKKVLDVGAATGNLSKFLKNEGYDVISIDINKKLIEQAREKNVDVKNLDMMKIDKLGKFGTIINVGNTLPHLNSKDEIFLFLKKAYSQLENNGKLIIQLINFYKFFENQKSESNFLGNLPLIENENVKFERYYYKNSDNNVIFKTILDDKLENEEILTNVNYFDFMKFFEQLGISNVKVFGGFKESEFVLKKSQPLIFVITKAD; from the coding sequence ATGGAAAATAAAGAAAATATGAAGAAGTTTTACGATACAATAGCAGAAAAATACGATTTTATCTTTTCACTTTCAGATGTTCAGAAAAATTTTTTTCAAAAATATATTACAAGGAAAAAAGTGCTTGATGTAGGAGCTGCAACAGGTAACTTGTCAAAATTTCTAAAAAATGAAGGATATGATGTAATTTCCATTGATATAAATAAAAAATTGATTGAGCAGGCTAGAGAAAAAAATGTTGATGTAAAAAATTTGGATATGATGAAAATTGATAAATTGGGAAAATTCGGCACAATAATAAATGTTGGAAATACATTACCGCATTTAAATAGCAAAGATGAGATTTTTTTATTTTTAAAAAAAGCTTATTCACAGCTTGAAAATAATGGAAAACTGATTATTCAACTAATAAATTTTTATAAATTTTTTGAAAATCAAAAATCTGAATCTAATTTTTTGGGAAATTTACCATTGATTGAAAATGAAAATGTGAAATTTGAACGTTATTATTACAAAAATTCTGATAATAATGTGATTTTTAAAACTATTTTGGATGATAAGCTTGAAAATGAAGAAATTTTAACAAATGTTAATTATTTTGATTTTATGAAATTTTTTGAACAGTTAGGAATAAGCAATGTAAAAGTATTTGGAGGCTTTAAGGAGTCTGAGTTTGTTTTGAAAAAATCGCAGCCATTAATATTTGTGATTACAAAAGCTGATTAG
- a CDS encoding COG2426 family protein, with protein sequence MMKSFKNFIKVTLIGAPLLNKIIGIFLISMLPIIELRGAIPIGAAIGLPWYLNMIVSIIGNMLPVPFILLFVVKLFEFMKKKNILVNFIEKIEKRAMSRSENIANKEFLGLMIFVAIPFPGTGAWTGALIAALLQFDRKKSFLYILFGVLIAAALVTLGVYGVIGFLI encoded by the coding sequence ATTATGAAATCTTTTAAAAATTTTATAAAGGTAACTTTAATTGGAGCTCCGCTTCTAAATAAAATTATAGGAATATTTCTTATATCAATGTTGCCTATAATTGAACTTCGTGGAGCAATACCGATTGGAGCAGCTATTGGATTACCTTGGTATTTGAATATGATTGTTTCAATTATTGGAAATATGCTTCCTGTACCGTTTATTCTTTTATTTGTAGTAAAATTATTTGAATTTATGAAAAAGAAGAATATATTGGTAAACTTTATTGAAAAAATTGAAAAAAGGGCGATGAGCAGAAGTGAAAATATCGCAAATAAGGAATTTTTGGGACTTATGATTTTTGTAGCTATTCCATTTCCAGGAACAGGTGCTTGGACAGGGGCATTGATTGCGGCATTGCTTCAATTTGACAGAAAAAAATCTTTTTTATATATTCTTTTTGGGGTATTAATTGCAGCGGCTCTTGTAACATTGGGAGTATACGGAGTGATAGGATTTTTAATATAA